From Calditerrivibrio sp.:
GCTCAGAGGTTCAACATTGAGCAATTGATAGAGTCTATGAACAAAGGTGAAGCAATACTTTTGGATATAAGATACGGTTTTGAACTCGATGTATGGGAGATGAAGATTGCCAAACATATCCCCTTAAATGAACTGCCTGATAGATTGAATGAGTTGCCAAAGGATAAGATTATTGTGTGTGCTTGTCCATTAGAGGCAAGATCAAATATCGCCTGCCAATATTTAAGCATGAAAGGGTATAATGCTAAATATCTTTTGGGTGGGTTACTTGGTTTGGCCGAAAGATTGAAAGGGGGACAAGCTAAAGATGTTAAGTTGACAGTTTGTTAATATATATCGAAGTTTTTGTTGTTACATTTTTGGTCTCGTCTGTTTTTGCTTTTGCGGGTATGGGATCTTCCCTTGCTTTGATACCTTTTTTGCTGTTTGCAGGGTTTAATTTTGAACTTTCTAAGGCTATTGGGTTATTTTGTAATGCCTCTTCAACACTGACTGCTACATTTATGAATATAAAAAGGGGTGTAGTTAATTTTAGCTCGGTTATCCCTTTTGTCGCTATGTCATTTTTGTTTTCACCTCTGGGGGCAATATCTAGCAAAGTTTTTTCTACAAATCTTGTTAAGGTGTTTTTTGTGGTATTCCTTTTTATATCGGCTCTTTTAATAATTAAACAAAGAACAGAAAGTTACAGTACAAGAAAAATATCTGTGTGGATTCTTTATTTGTTTGGTGCTTTAGTGGGTTATATTTCTGGGCTTCTTGGTGTAGGAGGTGGAGCTATTTTAGCTCCCATATTGCTTCTATATGGCTATGATGTGGTGGCTACAACAGTTATTGTGAGTTTTACAGTACCTTTTACAACATTTATCTCTTTTTTAACTTATATGACATTTGTAAAAATCGATTGGGAATTGCTGATCGTGGTAACTATGGCTTCAGTAATCGGTGGTATAGCGGGGAATTGCCTGATGTACAGAATTAAAAGCATAAAGTTTATTAAATACGTTATATCAACTTTACTTTTTGTTATAGGTATAAAAATGTTGTTGGAGTTGTTTTAATGGATGCAAACTATGAGTTATTTCTTACAAACGATATTCTTTTTGATAAAAGTATTGTTCCTATGATATTTGTGGATGATCAAAGGGTGATAAGGAAAGTAAATCAACGTTTTTTGCAGCTTTTTGGGTATGAAAAAGAAGAGGTTATGGGTAAGCAGACGTCGATATTGACCCCCAGTGTAGAATATTTCCATGAGTATAGAAAATATTTTGAAAGGACAAAGTCTGGGTTCATTCAATCGAACGAACTCTTGTATAAGAAAAAAGATGGGGGACTTTTTTGGGTTAAGTTGACGGGGGTTCCTATATTGATAGAGGGGGTAGAATATGTTTTATGGTCTTTTGAGGATATAACGTATGAGGTAGAGATTCGAAACAAACTTTATGAAAGTAACAAGGAATTAGAAACCATTTTTGAGAAGGTAAAGGTTGGGCTTGTTTATGTTGTTGATAACAAAATCAAAAAGGTAAATCCTTTTTTCCTAAAGATAATAGGTGATAAAGAGGAGAACATTTTAGATAAAAGAATTGAGGCGTTTTTACCTTGTTTTTATGATAAATTAC
This genomic window contains:
- a CDS encoding sulfite exporter TauE/SafE family protein; protein product: MLIYIEVFVVTFLVSSVFAFAGMGSSLALIPFLLFAGFNFELSKAIGLFCNASSTLTATFMNIKRGVVNFSSVIPFVAMSFLFSPLGAISSKVFSTNLVKVFFVVFLFISALLIIKQRTESYSTRKISVWILYLFGALVGYISGLLGVGGGAILAPILLLYGYDVVATTVIVSFTVPFTTFISFLTYMTFVKIDWELLIVVTMASVIGGIAGNCLMYRIKSIKFIKYVISTLLFVIGIKMLLELF